A section of the Salvelinus fontinalis isolate EN_2023a unplaced genomic scaffold, ASM2944872v1 scaffold_1386, whole genome shotgun sequence genome encodes:
- the LOC129849220 gene encoding high affinity cAMP-specific and IBMX-insensitive 3',5'-cyclic phosphodiesterase 8A-like — translation QSLEQIDEVAALIAATVHDVDHPGRTNSFLCNAGSELAILYNDTAVLESHHAALAFQITTRDDKCNIFKNMERNEYRTLRQAIIDMVLATEMTKHFEHVNKFVNSINKPLAALEENGGIGDEESVKGILTSPDNRILVKRMLIKCADISNPCRPLELCIEWAGRISEEYFAQTDEEKRQSLPVVMPVFDRNTCSIPKSQISFIDYFITDMFDAWDAFADLPNLMQHLDNNFKYWKGLDERKLHSLRPPPE, via the exons CAAAGTCTGGAGCAGATTGATGAGGTGGCGGCTCTGATAGCAGCCACGGTACACGACGTGGATCACCCGGGACGCACCAACAGCTTCCTGTGTAACGCGGGAAGTGAGCTGGCCATCTTGTACAACGACACGGCCGTGCTAGAGAGCCACCACGCTGCCCTTGCCTTCCAGATCACCACACGGGACGACAAGTGTAACATCTTCAAGAACATGGAGAG gaatGAGTACCGTACCCTGCGTCAGGCCATCATAGACATGGTGCTCGCCACAGAGATGACAAAACACTTTGAGCACGTCAACAAGTTCGTCAACAGCATCAACAAGCCACTGGCCGCGCTGGAGGAGAACGGG GGAATCGGCGACGAGGAGTCCGTCAAAGGCATCCTAACGTCCCCGGACAACCGGATCCTTGTCAAGCGCATGCTGATCAAGTGTGCCGACATCTCCAATCCGTGCCGACCGCTGGAGCTGTGTATAGAATGGGCCGGACGCATCTCAGAGGAATACTTTGCACAG ACTGACGAGGAGAAGAGGCAGAGTCTACCGGTGGTCATGCCTGTGTTTGACAGGAACACCTGCAGCATTCCTAAGTCCCAGATCTCCTTCATAGACTACTTCATCACAGACATGTTCGACGCCTGGGATG CGTTCGCAGACCTTCCCAACCTCATGCAGCACCTGGACAACAACTTCAAGTATTGGAAAGGCCTTGACGAGCGGAAGCTGCACAGCCTGCGTCCTCCCCCAGAGTAG